A single region of the Theileria annulata chromosome 4, complete sequence, *** SEQUENCING IN PROGRESS *** genome encodes:
- a CDS encoding 50s ribosomal protein l16, putative has translation MPPIFYKPPLPVNYKAPKGRIIPLTKPQINLGKSLITLTPRRIKADVLEKVRMSLKRVLKKKTERFVDVHATYPVTKKPDGVKMGQGKGKIHHHVARVPAGFPIIRLPQLSPFVPGNLPIFTAFKRALSNLPVPCTFRSQLNNFNIDSLVEKQQTKLNADLHKTKQLLKYRFARQ, from the exons ATGCCTCCGATTTTTTATAAACCGCCCCTACCCGTTAATTACAAGGCCCCAAAGGGTAGAATTATTCCTTTAACTAAGCCCCAAATAAATCTTGGAAAGTCATTAATCACTCTAACCCCTAGAAGGATCAAGGCCGATGTTTTGGAAAAGGTTCGCATGTCCCTTAAGAGAGTTTTAAAGAAGAAAACTGAAAGATTTGTAGATGTTCATGCAACATACCCTGTTACAAAGAAGCCAGATGGCGTCAAAATGGGACAAGGAAAAGGCAAAATACACCATCACGTAGCAAGAGTTCCTGCAG GATTTCCCATAATAAGACTTCCACAACTTAGTCCTTTTGTTCCAGGGAATTTGCCCATCTTCACAGCCTTTAAAAGGGCATTGTCAAACCTACCTGTTCCCTGCACATTTAGATCACAGTTAAATAACTTTAACATTGATTCCCTTGTAGAGAAACAACAAACAAAACTCAACGCTGATTTGCATAAAACAAAACAATTACTTAAGTATAGATTTGCTCGGCAGTAA